The Vibrio penaeicida DNA window GACCGATTCTGACTTAGAAGCCTTTTGGGTAGGTTTTCAAAACCTTAAAAAAGAGTTTGAAAATAATAGTGTTCCCTTTTTTAGAGGAACAACATCACTATTACATTTACTGACTTCATTGGGCTATGACTGTATAAAGCCGGATTCTGCAGTGATTAAGGCTGCTCGAATCTTGGAGTTTCTAAAAACAGAAAAGCCCCCTACTGATAAGGAATTGATTGGTGTGGTGAAAACGATACAGTCATACTCTATTTTAACCCAAAGAATCAAACCTCCTGTGCTTGACCTGTATTTGCTTGTACTCGGTAAGCAAACTGAAGCCTCTGAATTTGTCTCAAGTTCATACTATAAATCCACATAGCAACCTGACTTCAAGATGGTTTAACTGAATGGTAGCGTTGCTCATTTCTTAACGCGGCGCGATACGCTATTACACATAATAAGGAAATTATATGCCAAGAGGCTACACAAGCATTTCATTAATTGGTGGCAGTTTAGATGGAGAAGTCATTGAAAATATGTCATTGCGAGGACTGCCAACGACTCTTAGTTTTCAGCGTGAATCACATTTTGTGGAAAATGGTGATGGTAGCGTGTCAGTGGTTGAGGGCGAACTATCCAACCATTGGATTTCCTATGTGTGTGAAGTCTATGAAAAGGAACCGAATGAAAAGCATAAAAGTGGGATGAAGTACTCTTATAAAGAGGCTGTGTCCATTGAAAGGTGTAAAGCTAATACGAAGCAAGGCAAACGTTGCCTAAAGCCTGCTAGACTCGGCTCTGACTATTGTAGCGTGGTTCATGAACCAGATTAATTCGCGTATGACTAACAATTTTTGAACCTCACTCACACCTTAATTGCCCGTTACAAGAAAGGAGCATGCCATCGACATTTTACTCGCAAGATCAGCTGAATATGAGAAGTACGTTGATTATGTTCTAAGACAACCGCTCTACGATGGGTCTGATAGGGTTAGAGTAAGCAAGATAATGTGCAGCGTATCCTTGGAGCATGCTGAAAGTTTAAAGATTCTACTCGCTACACGAAATTTTACTTCTGCTCTAGGGCTCTTGAGGCTTCAGTTCGAGAGTCTAGTGCGTGGAATGTGGGTGTTGTATGCTGCTAGTGACATAGCAGTAAGCAAACTTACTGCAGAGTTAAATACAGAAAGTCAAAGACGGGCTAACAACTTGCCGATGTTGAGCGAAATGATTAGCCAGTTACAGAAGAAAGCTCCCAAAAATGCAATAGATCCCATTCTTGAGTTCAAAGAATACTCCTGGAAACCGCTTAGTTCCTACGTTCATGGAGGTCTACATGCCGTTAATAGGCATAGCAAAGGATATCCAGTTGCTATGCTAGAACAGGTTTTGAAAGCTTCTAATGGGGTAAACGGCTTGGTTGCTGTGTTTGGTTCTATTCTCACAGGGCAAACGACTTTAACTCGAGACGTTTATAAATCGTTTGATAAATATGCAGATTGCTTTCAGATGAAGGGGCCAATGGCTTTATAGCTTAAATGTCCCTTTCAGCTGGCGGTATAACCTGAATACTCAACAGCATAATTCTATCGATTTCTTAAAGATAAAGGGTAGCTCCATTGGCCACCCTTCCTTCTTATTTAGTTTGATACTCGCACCGTTCTTGGCGATATCCGTTGGTTTCTTGTGTGCATTTTGACCAGAATCCAACGACTACCAATAGGTTTGTCTTTGTGTTCACCACGGTAATATTTTGGATCGCTTAATTGCCTTAGAAAAGGCGCGACCACACAAGCCTTTTGTTGTTTGGATACACCCTCAATCGAAATCTTCTTGGGCGCATAATGGGTAAAATTCTTGCTTTTGGGTAGGTGGATCAGTTTGAGGCTATCAGGGAAGCCATACGAAAAATCGTCAGGCATTGCTTGTTCATAAATAGCTAAGGCAACAACGAGTTTTAGATACGTGAATTGCTGCACTCGTTCGAATTGAGTTAGATCGGCCGTCATTCCATTTGAATTTATATAGAAGGCTTTATCAAATTCATCAGCAGTCTTGGACTGGAGTAATAACGGTATGTTTTCAAACTCTAAACTCACACACAGTTCGGTCCCATCTTCTGCCCTAAACATGACCTTAATCATTTCTTCCCCTGCGTGGCGGAGTCCTTGTGCTTCGGCGCACAGTTCATCGTAGTAATCGCGGTCACCTACTGTGACCAAAAAGCCCTGTAATGAGGAGCTTTGGCCATCAACCTTTATGCCTTTAGGAAGTGCTACGGAAAAAGTGTTGTGCTCAAATGTCAAATGGCGGCGAGGATCGAGTTTTTTATAGTCGTATTGAAGTTTCAAAAGGTAATCGAAGTCGGCCTTCGAATTAATGAATAATGTCGGACAGCCGTTGCTGTGCAGTCGGCGAAAACAGAGCAAGCTAAGTAACCCATAGGTATCTTGTACAGCCGATAGGGTTTCAATCGTATCTTCAATCAATTGAGATTTAGTCTGAAACCCTAAATCTTTAAGCATGCGTTTGTCTTTTTTGCCCACTGGGGTAAACAGAGAGTCGTAAATCGAATGAAAGAGGTGATACATGGCTAGTTCCTTTGTGGTTCAACTATTGAACACTTTCCCACTTGAAGACCAGCCGACAAGTGGTTGAAATTCGATGTGTACAAGACAAGAGCGAATTTCAACCTGATTGCCGAGTTGTTAGAATGGAATAATGCTTTGCAAGGCAAAGAGCACTACATCGTTTTTGCACTGCTTAATCTTGGTGGGTTCGATGACTCTTCTTTGGTCAATATTTACCAAAACAATGTAATCGGCATGCTTTTCAATCGATTCAAAGTATTCCCCAAACTCTCGGTCTAATGCCTCCAAGAAACCGGTTGGAAACTGCTTTCGCTCATACTGGTAACGTACAAACTTCTGCCTGCCTTGGCCTTTCACGTTGCCGCAGACAATATCGGAAAAACTTGTTGCGTCATCAACGACTAGTGGTTGAGGTTGCGTAATCACTTTTGCAATCGAGGTAGTGGAGCAGAATAAGGCTGTAGCAGCCAATAAAATGGTAGGGAAATTTTTCATGAGGATCTCCATAGCGAACAGTTTGTGTAGACCAAAAGCGAAAAGGGAATTTATCGGGCGCGATGGTACCAACGGCTAAGTTGAGAAACTTCCCTCGAAGTTATTGCACTAGAGCGATCGGTAAAAATGACAGGTACTCCTCCAAAAAACTCGGTTCGGTCATCGTCCAGGCATACGAAATGCTCAATAGAATGACTTTCCACAAACGACAAAACTTCTTGTTCGCGAGTTCCAAGAATAGGAGTGAACCCAACAACAGAAGCCCAGACCTTTTTACCCAAACACCGGGCGAGAAACTCTTTTTCACAAGTGGTTCTCCATGTGCTTGAAATAACGATTTGAACCCCTTTGTGTTCCTCTAGGAACGCTTCAAGTATGGGTAGGTGGCTAAGTGACTCATCGAAGTTCTTATGGCAGACGCCATCTATATCGAGAAACAAAGTCGGGCTGCTTTTAGTCAGGGTGGGGAGCGCCAACTTGTATGCTGGCGTCTCTTTTTTGACAGGCAATACAGGATTCATGACTGCAGGGTTGTCACTAAGAGGCTGATTGTTGAATGGCAGGACAAACTTATTTAGCAACCATAGCGTAATGGCGACAATGCAAAATAAAACAATAAACATAGATTTCACCTGATTAATTAGGGTTGGATTTTTACAAACGTCAGATCAGCTGGTGGTAACTATCAGTTGCAGGTGATGGTTGGGCGGCTTCGCTTTGAGTGCCAGGAGCATTTTTCCTTTTGCTTTCGACTTGAACTTGAAAATTGGCGGCCCACTTATTGCCATTACATTTGACCGACTTAAAGAGCTTCTCGAAATAATAAGGGTGCTCAAGAACATCATGAGTTTCCATGATGGCCAACATCACGGTCGTGATATCGCCGTATTCAGCGTCATCGCCGATTAAGTCAGATTCCCAAAAATCAACGGACTCCTTAACGCCGCATTTCCCTGAATTGAGAGCTTCGAGGATCTTTTCACCAACAACGACAAAATCAGGACTGACACGGAGCAAGTCATACTTGAGGGCTTTGACTTTCAGCTCTTCGAGTGAAGGTGTGGCATCAGAAGCCAGTGAAGAAGCAGATAAAGTGAGAAAAAGCGCAATGAAAGGTATCGATAAGTTAGTCATAACCGCTCCTTTACAGCAAAGCTAAATCGGAAAATCGAGTCGACGTCACTTCGATCACTTTCTTTATTTCGCATGGATGGATTGAAGGTTCTTCTTCGGGGAAGTCTGGGTCGCCAAGGGTTACATTGAGAAGAGCATGCCTTTCACTCAGAGCGCTTGTTAGTAGCTTACGTTTGTCTCTTAAAATGACGAGGTAGCTTTTGTAGGTGACGTTCTTGAGTTGAACTCCGCAATCAGTACAGAAATTGGCATCGCCTGAGTGCTGGTGAATGCCGATTCGGCAGGTAATGTTGGCAGTAATACTGTTGAGTTTCATGGTAACAACCTCTTTTAGAGTGAGTACCACAAAAAGCGAAAACAGTTCTGGTTAAATATTGGGGAATGGAGCCCCACCGGAGTGGGGCCATCAGTGGATCAGATTTTAAACTGACGAACCAGTTTGTTTAGAGAAAGGCTCTGGGTTTCCATTTGCTGAAACCTGTCAGCGGCTTGAGATACAACTTGAACAATGGCGTTACTCGCATCGGCAATTGCTTGAACGTTTTGAGTGATCTCGTTACTCACTGTGGACTGCTCGGTTGCGGCATTGGCAATGATGTCTGTCTTTTCAGACATATCTTGGATAGCCGTTTCGATGGAGCTTAAACTATCGTTAGCTTGCGCGGCGCTGCCTATTGTGTGGTTAGAACTCGCAATGGATTGTTCCATGACATCTACGGCTTGCTTTGCACCGTTTTGCAGTCGTTCAATCATAGAGTGAATTTCACCGGTACTTTCCTGGGTTCTGCTGGCTAATGAACGTACCTCATCTGCGACAACAGCAAAGCCTCTGCCTTGCTCACCGGCTCGGGCTGCTTCGATGGCAGCATTGAGCGCCAATAAGTTTGTCTGCTCGGCAATACCACGGATTACTTCAAGTACAGAGCTTATCTTATCAACGTCGTTATTCAGCTGGTTGATCACATCCCCTGCAGTTTCCACGTCGTTAACTAAATTAGTGATCTCATTGATCGTATTTTTGATCGTGTGAGAAGTCGCTTCAACTTGATCATTGGCTTGATGGGCAGAGCTGGCCGTAATGTTGGCATTTTCGCAAACAGAGTGAGAAGCATGCTGCATTTCAGCGACCGCGGCGGCAACCGCTTGGCTATCCGCTTGCTGAATGGAAGTGGACGTTGAGATCTGAGCGGTGATTTTTTTGAGCTCATGCAATTCATCGTGAATCGACTGGCTAGTTTCAGTAACTTTGGCCACGGTGTTTTGAATTGTATGGACGAACGTATTAAAGGCAACAGAAATATCACCAAGTTCATCGTTTGAGTTTGATACAAGTCGTTGTGACAAATCACCATCACCACTGGCGATGTTTTGCAGGGCTACTTTCAATGCTGAAATTGGTTGAATGACTGTTTTGTTGTAAAGCATGAGGATCACTAATGTCAGTACGACAATGAGCGCGATGCTAAACTCTAGCGCACGTTCGCCGAACAAACGAGCGTCGGTGATTTCCATTTCCAGTTGAGAAATCTTCAGCTCGATTGCATCCCCAACCACATTCAGATCATCTCTGGCAATCGAAAACAGACGGAATGCCTCTAAGCGATTTTCATAAAAGGCATCAGCCCAATTAACTTCGTCAGATTGTTTGATCATTTCATAGTTGGACAACCATTGGTTGGTGGATTGAACCATGGTGTCGACATCATTCATGAAGTTAGTCGGCATAAATTCGGCTATGGCCGCGGCACTTTGTAGTCGCGGCGCCGCTCTAAATGCGTTGTCGTCATATTCAAATTTGTGCACTTCAAATTCTTGGCGAGAATCTGCGATTGTCATGCCCGACACCGCGTAACTGGCCTGGTACAAATCTCGGTACGCATCGTTCAAATTGACAGAGGCTTGGTTCGCGCTGCTCAGCTGCTGAGTCAGATCGTTTTGGAGCCAAGCGTATTTAATGTTGATTCCTGAACTGAACAGAAAAAGGGCGATGATTAAGAAGAGGGGGAGGCGTAGTTTGTTTTTGATGGTGATGTTCTTCATCATGGAAAGTCCTTGTTTCATATGCAGTTATGATACGATGTTTCATTAACATATGAGCAGGTTTGACTATACGTATGCGATCCAAGTCTCGCTTTTATGACGAATTATTTCACCTCAAAAAATAAATGCTTTCGAGCCCAATTGCGCGGGCAATTAGTCGATGGAATTAATGGCGAAATTGTCTTCATTTTTTCGCTTATTAGTGTGGTTTTCAGTAGAACCAAAGGATATTGAGTGCCGGTTTGGAAGATCACATAGAGCATGGGTTTTGTCGGATTTCGTAGGTTATTGGTCAAATCGAGCAAAACTGCATACATACCTACAAGGGTATGAGCAGTAATACGGGCGCTCCGCATCAACCTCCTGCAGAATCCCCGAGGAACGAGGGATACCCAACCTTAGGCGTGCGCTGCGGCCTGTTTTTTTCGGTTTTTTTTTATTTTTTTTGTTATTTGTCGCGGTGGTCTTCAGTGTGAACGTGAAACTTAAAGCGGGCGCGGATAGGGTATTAAAGCGTGTGACTATGGTATGTTTTTCGGTGTCTAGATTACCAGATAGAAATGTAGGTATGTATGCACTTTTGGTGATTTAGGGTTTCGCTAATAGGTATAACTACATTGGATATACGAAATAGGCAATTCACTATGAATGAAAGTAGGATCATCAGTTCAGTAATTTTCACCGCGACGCGAGCAGTAGCCGAAGGCGTGCAACCACCCATTCAAATTAAAATGAGTGCAACGAATATGACCGAGTTCGAGCGTGAGAAGAAGACCTTTGATGATGATGTGCTAGTCAACCTTGCTTTAGAACAGGTGGAAGTATCTGTGGATGAGAGCTGTCCTGACAATGAAATCTATGCTTGTGTTCCGATGCATTAATTGGACATTACTTATGGTTATGAGTGGACAGTATGAAAGCAAGTTTGCCAAATTTTTCTTTGCTGACATTAAGAGAGCCTAATCTAAAAGCGGAGGCAATTGCCCCCGCTTATCTATATAGATTCAATGCCCTAGCTAGAATTTACAGTTTCGCCGCTAAATCTTTATCGACGGATAAGGTTTGTTGGCTAACAGCTTGGTACAGGTAAGGCTTCCATGTCGGTATATCTTCCCAAGCATCGATCTCTAAGTGAATGGTTGCTTCACGTTGAGGGCCAAATAGCATGTATACAGGAACAATATTACCTTGTTGAACGCTATCCCAAACTAAGCCATCGACATCAGGGTAAGTCTCATATATTTGCTTCGCTAACGTCCTGGCATTATCCATACATCTCATTTGGGACT harbors:
- a CDS encoding DUF6988 family protein, whose product is MCSVSLEHAESLKILLATRNFTSALGLLRLQFESLVRGMWVLYAASDIAVSKLTAELNTESQRRANNLPMLSEMISQLQKKAPKNAIDPILEFKEYSWKPLSSYVHGGLHAVNRHSKGYPVAMLEQVLKASNGVNGLVAVFGSILTGQTTLTRDVYKSFDKYADCFQMKGPMAL
- a CDS encoding HAD domain-containing protein — encoded protein: MFIVLFCIVAITLWLLNKFVLPFNNQPLSDNPAVMNPVLPVKKETPAYKLALPTLTKSSPTLFLDIDGVCHKNFDESLSHLPILEAFLEEHKGVQIVISSTWRTTCEKEFLARCLGKKVWASVVGFTPILGTREQEVLSFVESHSIEHFVCLDDDRTEFFGGVPVIFTDRSSAITSREVSQLSRWYHRAR
- a CDS encoding methyl-accepting chemotaxis protein; translated protein: MMKNITIKNKLRLPLFLIIALFLFSSGINIKYAWLQNDLTQQLSSANQASVNLNDAYRDLYQASYAVSGMTIADSRQEFEVHKFEYDDNAFRAAPRLQSAAAIAEFMPTNFMNDVDTMVQSTNQWLSNYEMIKQSDEVNWADAFYENRLEAFRLFSIARDDLNVVGDAIELKISQLEMEITDARLFGERALEFSIALIVVLTLVILMLYNKTVIQPISALKVALQNIASGDGDLSQRLVSNSNDELGDISVAFNTFVHTIQNTVAKVTETSQSIHDELHELKKITAQISTSTSIQQADSQAVAAAVAEMQHASHSVCENANITASSAHQANDQVEATSHTIKNTINEITNLVNDVETAGDVINQLNNDVDKISSVLEVIRGIAEQTNLLALNAAIEAARAGEQGRGFAVVADEVRSLASRTQESTGEIHSMIERLQNGAKQAVDVMEQSIASSNHTIGSAAQANDSLSSIETAIQDMSEKTDIIANAATEQSTVSNEITQNVQAIADASNAIVQVVSQAADRFQQMETQSLSLNKLVRQFKI